The following are encoded in a window of Plasmodium vivax scf_4937 genomic scaffold, whole genome shotgun sequence genomic DNA:
- a CDS encoding variable surface protein Vir6, putative (encoded by transcript PVX_050690A) has product MPESVTLNEIFARTNINEVDKKRYDSAFSELLRHINHGHVFFNYNKEGCWYISYILHKEVEEILGQYYNSYAYDLLKQFVFKFNENRSIRSDICKKDYVYINSDTYKIMNGLYNLYDEYTKYKPIHDNTIPKNCCFLYENIKHFDTEIRKTILKYKIYECREYPYEVGKLNLYTPPEPEKTIAPVPVEQQQAPNVLQNSHHEVTHHPVTAVDKVRKVEAEQEQGTAHDQEIARDYVNSPEHGRVFKPEGVHNAERSREHGISHGYRSTYNHRGEEKTFRPGLSPYPQAFATHDSSVKQELTDVSSFSQKSEPQKEDEGFMANMRNTITGVLGEVDPVPVVGVSGGMGALFLLFRYTPVGAFFRGGRGRVHRIPRSFNGPFPGGFPGFEEYESGYIGYGPMNPLAE; this is encoded by the exons atgccAGAAAGCGTAACATTGAATGAAATTTTTGCTAGAACAAACATTAATGAAGtagacaaaaaaaggtatgATAGTGCTTTTAGTGAACTATTAAGACATATAAACCACGGCcatgtttttttcaattacAATAAAGAAGGATGTTGGTATATTAgctatattttacataaagaaGTTGAAGAAATCCTTGGTCAATATTATAATTCATATGCATATGATCTTTTAAAGCAATTTGTATTTAAATTCAACGAAAACAGATCTATTAGAAGTGATATATGTAAGAAAGATTATGTTTACATAAATTCTGacacatataaaataatgaatggATTATATAATCTGTATGACGAGTATACTAAATATAAACCTATTCATGATAACACtattccaaaaaattgt TGTTTcctttatgaaaatataaaacattttgacACAGAAATTAGAAAGACTATATTgaagtataaaatatatgaatgtaGGGAATACCCTTATGAGGTAGGTAAGCTAAATCTATATACACCGCCTGAGCCAGAGAAAACTATTGCTCCGGTCCCAGTAGAACAACAGCAAGCTCCAAATGTATTACAGAATTCACATCATGAAGTAACGCATCATCCAGTCACAGCAGTAGATAAAGTACGCAAAGTAGAAGCAGAACAAGAACAAGGAACGGCACATGACCAAGAAATAGCACGTGATTATGTAAATTCACCTGAACATGGAAGAGTATTTAAACCAGAAGGAGTACATAACGCAGAACGTTCACGTGAACATGGAATATCACATGGATATAGAAGTACGTATAACCAtagaggggaagaaaaaacgttCAGACCAGGATTATCACCATATCCCCAAGCTTTTGCAACACATGATTCTTCAGTAAAACAAGAATTGACTGATGTATCAtcattttcacaaaaatcaGAACCCCAAAAGGAAGATGAAGGATTCATGGCAAATATGCGTAATACTATTACTGGCGTTTTAGGAGAAGTTGATCCCGTACCTGTTGttggtgtatctggtgggatgggtgctttatttttactttttagg taTACTCCAGTTGGAGCCTTCtttagaggaggaagaggacgcgTACATAGAATTCCCCGTAGTTTCAATGGACCATTCCCAGGAGGATTTCCAGGATTTGAAGAATATGAAAGTGGGTATATTGGATATGGTCCAATGAATCCTCTAGCGGAATAG